A genomic window from Cloacibacillus sp. includes:
- a CDS encoding PhzF family isomerase translates to MKTYRIYQIDSFTRDRFHGNPAGVVPNADGLTEEQMQRIAREMNNSETAFIFSSASPEYDVEVRFFTPTTEVPLCGHATIAAHYVRAIEGEAVSGQVLQKTKAGILPVEIIREDEDYSIVMTQGTPEVGMPFEPPIVKRIAAALGLEENEIREDCPVAVASAGHSKIMVGIKSETRLHGLKPDMGTLAAISAEVGCGGYYVFTLNTEDDVLVHGRMFAPAIGISEDPVTGNANGPLGIYLVHFGICKVLQSEDELSFSIRQGEAIKRDGGMRVNVKITDGRPALVQITGEAVTAFKTEIEL, encoded by the coding sequence ATGAAGACTTACCGAATTTATCAGATAGATTCATTTACACGGGATAGATTTCACGGAAACCCGGCCGGCGTTGTACCTAACGCCGATGGCCTTACGGAGGAACAGATGCAGAGGATAGCGCGCGAAATGAACAATTCCGAAACGGCATTTATTTTTTCCTCAGCTTCGCCGGAATACGATGTGGAGGTGCGCTTCTTTACGCCGACAACAGAGGTGCCGCTCTGCGGGCATGCGACGATCGCGGCGCATTATGTTAGGGCGATAGAGGGAGAAGCGGTCTCCGGCCAAGTGCTGCAAAAGACGAAGGCGGGCATTTTACCCGTGGAGATCATACGGGAGGATGAAGATTACTCCATAGTTATGACCCAGGGGACGCCGGAGGTAGGCATGCCTTTTGAGCCGCCTATTGTGAAAAGGATAGCCGCGGCGCTCGGTTTAGAGGAAAACGAAATAAGGGAGGACTGCCCCGTTGCCGTCGCCTCGGCGGGCCATTCCAAGATCATGGTCGGAATAAAATCTGAAACACGGCTGCACGGACTTAAACCTGACATGGGGACGCTTGCCGCGATCAGCGCCGAGGTCGGGTGCGGCGGCTATTATGTTTTTACATTAAATACCGAGGACGACGTGCTGGTTCACGGACGTATGTTCGCGCCAGCTATCGGCATTTCGGAGGACCCCGTCACGGGCAACGCCAACGGCCCTCTGGGAATTTACCTTGTGCACTTTGGCATATGCAAAGTGCTGCAGTCGGAAGACGAACTCTCCTTTTCCATCCGGCAGGGCGAGGCGATCAAACGTGACGGCGGCATGAGGGTGAATGTGAAAATTACAGACGGCCGGCCCGCCCTTGTACAGATTACTGGAGAGGCGGTCACTGCCTTTAAAACAGAAATCGAGCTGTAG
- a CDS encoding diguanylate cyclase: MRNKLLIISPLEDERAAIKEILSSDKWTALEAADSDEALSVVKSEGEGVAAVIFVVAADEIDFFTFAKDAARYAVSAKIPAVVIADKDSVELKLMAFDFGICDVMIKPIAAEILRQRIKNITDASRSREAFCDIIRQQTKEFHRYKQPILDGLRSMMEYNNLESGRHIKRMQLFTQTLLEEVARRYPEYGINDNRILLIAEAASLHDIGKSAVPEAILNKPGPLTAQEFDIMKTHAQRGYEILANLNKNTENCDRRFMRYAMDICLYHHERWDGRGYPKGLTGDTIPIHAQAVGLVDCYDALTNDRIYRKAVSHSGACDMIIGGKCGAFSPRLLACFKNVKNTFAELSKAYSDNTSAASAAERPANDPCPAVKREMAQGARLFDDFGYDNGAASNFIGVNRYLDDANLTLIYTGCGFFDLFKYTKEDIASRFHNHYLEMIYPPDRQRLVSSLRKYITADSPFELVYRVMAKGGTLVWVLDKTVSLVDGDGVRYYSSLLIDITKIKEREEILLRSLERYKIIIDQSNDIIFEWDIMSDEFFISPNWYKKYDYQPAGSGVKIKENPHVHPDDVQAVRRILDAMSTGTAYMEEELRIADDLGNYHWGRVRATALFDEMGNPFRVIGVIIDIDSDRRQTYELRIKAERDSLTKLYNKNTGREQVERHLQTMVPGDMGAMFIVDVDNFKHVNDSYGHMFGDAVLSKLAENISAIFRSSDVVSRIGGDEFMVFMPHIPSAATAYSHAEQILDSFGGILHENMYSRNLSCSVGVAIATSKENDFQSLFSQADQALYQAKRSGKNNYVAYGDRMGVTPQTGESNASSRTSGSSIESENQLGVNPSDMLRLTFDTLRERGGFDSALNLILNVIGKMFNVSRAYIFESTEDGLYVNNTYEWCNEGIEPQITLLVNIPILDFGGDYRKNFNEEGVFYCPNLEDCSKELRELLGAQGILSTLQVSITEEGKFKGFVGFDDCVIHRLWTQDQINALVFIARLISEIICERRGGGK; encoded by the coding sequence ATGAGAAATAAGCTCCTCATTATCAGCCCTCTGGAAGATGAAAGGGCCGCCATCAAAGAGATTCTCTCCTCGGATAAATGGACGGCACTTGAAGCGGCGGACAGCGACGAGGCGCTCTCTGTCGTTAAATCGGAGGGAGAGGGCGTTGCCGCGGTAATTTTCGTGGTTGCCGCAGACGAAATAGATTTTTTCACCTTTGCGAAAGATGCCGCCCGATACGCGGTTTCCGCAAAGATACCGGCAGTGGTCATAGCTGACAAAGATTCTGTCGAGCTCAAGCTTATGGCCTTCGATTTCGGCATCTGCGATGTGATGATAAAACCGATTGCCGCCGAGATTCTCCGGCAGCGGATCAAAAATATCACCGACGCCAGCAGGAGCAGGGAGGCTTTCTGCGACATAATCAGACAGCAAACAAAGGAATTTCATCGGTACAAACAGCCTATCTTGGATGGTCTGAGATCTATGATGGAATATAACAACCTTGAGTCGGGGCGGCACATAAAGCGCATGCAGCTCTTTACCCAGACGCTCCTTGAAGAGGTCGCGCGGCGTTATCCCGAATACGGTATCAACGATAACCGTATCCTCCTGATCGCGGAGGCCGCCTCTCTGCATGACATCGGCAAATCCGCCGTTCCCGAGGCGATTTTAAACAAACCTGGGCCACTGACGGCACAGGAATTCGATATCATGAAGACCCATGCGCAGCGGGGATATGAAATACTTGCGAACCTTAACAAGAACACTGAAAACTGCGACCGCAGATTTATGCGCTATGCCATGGATATCTGCCTCTATCATCATGAGCGCTGGGATGGCAGAGGATACCCCAAGGGGCTGACGGGCGACACTATCCCAATACACGCCCAGGCGGTCGGGCTGGTAGATTGTTACGACGCGCTGACAAACGACAGGATCTACCGGAAAGCCGTCTCTCATAGCGGCGCCTGCGACATGATAATCGGGGGAAAATGCGGCGCGTTCTCGCCTAGGCTGCTGGCCTGTTTCAAGAATGTAAAAAACACATTCGCGGAATTATCCAAAGCCTATTCCGACAATACCTCCGCCGCTTCAGCTGCGGAGCGGCCTGCAAACGACCCATGCCCGGCGGTAAAGCGAGAAATGGCTCAGGGGGCCAGACTCTTCGACGACTTCGGCTACGATAACGGGGCCGCCTCAAATTTTATCGGGGTCAACAGATATCTCGACGATGCCAATCTGACGCTGATATACACTGGCTGCGGCTTTTTCGATCTGTTTAAATACACGAAAGAGGATATCGCCTCAAGGTTTCACAACCACTATTTAGAGATGATCTACCCGCCGGACAGGCAGCGGCTGGTTTCGTCGTTAAGAAAATACATAACCGCGGATTCTCCCTTTGAACTTGTATACAGGGTCATGGCAAAGGGAGGCACGCTTGTCTGGGTGCTAGATAAGACGGTCAGCCTTGTCGACGGCGACGGCGTAAGATACTACAGCAGCCTCCTCATCGACATCACGAAGATAAAGGAGAGAGAGGAGATACTGCTGCGTTCTCTGGAACGGTACAAAATAATCATCGACCAGAGCAACGACATAATTTTTGAATGGGACATAATGAGCGACGAGTTCTTCATCTCGCCCAACTGGTACAAAAAATATGATTATCAGCCTGCCGGCAGCGGCGTTAAAATAAAAGAGAACCCGCACGTACACCCGGACGACGTACAGGCCGTCAGGCGCATACTCGACGCTATGTCCACCGGCACGGCCTACATGGAAGAGGAGCTTCGCATCGCCGATGATTTGGGCAATTATCACTGGGGCAGGGTAAGGGCGACGGCGTTATTTGATGAGATGGGGAATCCCTTCAGGGTCATCGGCGTAATAATAGACATCGACAGCGACAGGCGGCAGACCTATGAGCTGAGGATAAAGGCCGAGAGAGATTCCCTGACAAAGCTATATAACAAGAATACTGGACGCGAACAGGTCGAACGTCACCTCCAGACGATGGTGCCGGGAGATATGGGGGCCATGTTCATCGTCGACGTTGACAATTTCAAGCATGTGAACGACAGCTATGGCCACATGTTCGGGGACGCGGTACTGAGCAAACTGGCTGAGAATATCAGCGCGATATTCCGCTCCAGCGACGTAGTCTCCCGGATAGGCGGCGATGAATTCATGGTATTTATGCCCCACATTCCCAGTGCGGCGACGGCCTACTCGCACGCGGAGCAGATACTCGACTCCTTCGGCGGCATACTCCACGAGAATATGTACAGCCGCAACCTCTCCTGCAGCGTCGGCGTCGCCATCGCCACATCGAAGGAGAATGATTTTCAGTCCCTATTCAGCCAGGCCGACCAAGCGCTCTACCAGGCAAAACGCAGCGGGAAAAACAACTACGTGGCATACGGCGACAGGATGGGGGTAACGCCCCAAACGGGGGAGTCCAACGCATCCTCACGGACATCAGGCAGCAGCATCGAATCGGAAAACCAGCTTGGCGTCAATCCCTCCGATATGCTGCGGCTGACCTTCGACACGCTGCGCGAGCGCGGCGGCTTTGACTCGGCGCTGAATCTCATCCTCAATGTAATAGGCAAAATGTTCAACGTCAGCCGCGCCTATATATTTGAGTCCACTGAGGACGGCCTCTATGTCAATAACACGTACGAATGGTGCAACGAGGGTATAGAGCCCCAGATAACCCTGTTAGTGAATATACCTATTCTGGATTTTGGCGGAGATTACCGGAAAAATTTCAATGAAGAAGGGGTTTTTTACTGCCCTAATCTTGAAGACTGCTCAAAAGAACTTCGGGAGCTCCTGGGAGCGCAGGGAATATTGTCGACGCTGCAGGTCTCGATCACGGAAGAGGGGAAATTTAAGGGCTTTGTCGGCTTCGACGACTGCGTCATCCACAGATTATGGACCCAGGATCAGATCAACGCGCTGGTATTCATCGCCAGGCTGATATCGGAGATAATATGCGAAAGACGCGGAGGCGGCAAATAG